One region of Demequina sp. TMPB413 genomic DNA includes:
- the nusA gene encoding transcription termination factor NusA → MDIDMMTLKGLEKERDLKLDVLIDAIEQALLSAYHKTPGAYAHARAIVDRETGKVSIQAREETEDGLLGPEFEHTPHDFGRIATATARQVIVQRLRQAGDDAVLGQYADKEGMLVSGVIQQSADPRNVHVDVGDVEALLPGHEQVPTETYEHGQRIRGYVLTVARGAKGPSITLSRTHPGLVRKLFEMEVPEIADGTVEIMSLAREAGHRSKMAVRATVPGVNAKGSCIGPMGARVRAVMSELRGEKIDIVDWDDDPATFVGNALSPSRVVSVTVVDAESRSARVIVPDYHLSLAIGKEGQNARLAARLTGWRIDIQSDEAPTQQGDLN, encoded by the coding sequence GTGGACATCGACATGATGACCCTCAAGGGACTCGAGAAGGAGCGCGACCTCAAGCTCGATGTCCTGATCGATGCGATCGAACAGGCACTCTTGAGCGCCTATCACAAGACGCCGGGGGCCTACGCGCACGCACGCGCGATCGTGGACCGCGAGACGGGCAAGGTGTCGATCCAGGCGCGCGAGGAGACAGAAGACGGACTGCTAGGGCCAGAGTTTGAGCACACGCCGCATGACTTCGGCAGGATCGCCACCGCAACGGCCAGGCAGGTCATCGTGCAGAGGCTTCGCCAGGCAGGGGACGACGCCGTTCTTGGCCAATACGCTGACAAAGAAGGCATGCTGGTCTCGGGTGTCATTCAGCAAAGCGCGGACCCGAGAAACGTGCACGTCGACGTCGGCGACGTCGAGGCCCTCCTGCCCGGCCACGAGCAGGTGCCAACGGAGACGTACGAGCACGGCCAGCGCATCCGCGGTTACGTTCTGACGGTGGCCCGTGGCGCGAAGGGCCCATCGATCACGCTGTCCCGCACGCACCCAGGACTGGTGCGCAAGCTCTTCGAGATGGAGGTGCCCGAGATTGCCGACGGCACCGTCGAGATCATGAGCCTTGCCAGGGAGGCAGGCCACCGCTCCAAGATGGCGGTGCGTGCCACCGTGCCAGGCGTCAACGCGAAGGGTTCCTGCATCGGTCCCATGGGCGCACGCGTGCGTGCCGTCATGAGCGAACTACGCGGGGAAAAGATCGACATCGTGGACTGGGACGATGACCCGGCCACGTTCGTCGGCAATGCCTTATCGCCTTCTCGCGTGGTGTCGGTGACCGTCGTCGACGCCGAGTCCCGCTCCGCCCGCGTGATCGTCCCCGACTACCACCTGTCCCTCGCGATCGGCAAGGAGGGGCAGAACGCGCGCCTCGCCGCGCGCCTCACCGGTTGGCGTATCGATATCCAGTCTGACGAAGCGCCGACGCAGCAGGGTGACCTGAACTGA
- a CDS encoding HNH endonuclease signature motif containing protein codes for MTNQTVLERAQVQQVGALLRDLVHCDVSGLGEDEFLAVLDEVVAVARLSDTLRARVAGDLSRRSTPDQVGGGLARRQGFGNAGLMVASVTGSTTAGAMRTIEAGRALLPEPVLVEGVSDTSSAAAPDGDDGPATMMSSTTPVLAPPAPRFPAVAQAALDGVLSTDAVAVITTGLERLSDRLAAVELHDLEHRLVAKAVGLTLKDVRRLVEHAVARADLPGHQARERRQHEDRYLTWSEDHTGMVTLNAGLDAVTAAPIRTVIEQMVTHQFRGRRDQDPSERDRRTPGQMRADALHDLARHALGCQETTTSGVRTTMVVRMKLSDLNSGTGLGSIDGTTQPISVSELRRLAGDAEIIPQILSGASEVLDQGRRVRMFTPAQRLALLERDGGCAKCHAPPEHCEAHHIVWWRHGGRTDLSNGIMLCTRCHHDIHRQHWGIRIDNGQPFFIPPPTIDPTQQPQPGGLAALTLDQAATGPAAPGENSVLRQNPAPPKNPASKENSVFSEAARENSAISQNTRESSASK; via the coding sequence ATGACCAACCAGACGGTGCTGGAGCGGGCGCAAGTGCAGCAAGTGGGCGCACTGTTGCGTGACCTGGTGCACTGTGACGTGTCCGGACTGGGTGAGGACGAGTTTCTTGCCGTGCTGGACGAGGTCGTAGCGGTCGCCCGTTTGTCCGACACGTTGCGGGCCCGGGTGGCAGGAGACCTGTCCAGGCGCTCGACCCCTGATCAGGTTGGTGGTGGATTGGCCAGGCGGCAGGGGTTTGGTAACGCAGGGTTGATGGTCGCTTCCGTCACCGGTAGCACCACGGCGGGAGCGATGCGGACCATCGAAGCCGGAAGGGCGTTACTGCCAGAACCCGTCCTGGTCGAGGGTGTGAGCGACACATCGAGCGCGGCCGCGCCCGACGGCGACGACGGTCCTGCCACCATGATGAGCTCCACCACACCCGTGCTTGCCCCACCCGCACCTCGGTTTCCTGCTGTTGCTCAAGCAGCCCTGGATGGGGTGTTGTCCACCGATGCGGTCGCGGTGATCACCACCGGTCTGGAACGCCTCAGCGACCGTTTAGCCGCCGTGGAGCTTCACGACTTGGAGCACCGTCTGGTGGCCAAAGCCGTCGGGTTGACACTCAAAGACGTCCGCCGGTTGGTTGAGCATGCTGTCGCCAGGGCCGACCTGCCAGGACACCAGGCCCGTGAGAGACGTCAACACGAAGACCGGTACCTCACCTGGTCGGAGGACCACACCGGGATGGTCACCCTCAACGCCGGGCTCGACGCCGTCACCGCAGCACCAATACGCACCGTCATTGAACAAATGGTCACCCACCAGTTCCGTGGACGCCGCGACCAAGACCCTTCCGAACGTGACCGGCGCACTCCAGGTCAAATGCGGGCCGACGCCCTACATGACCTCGCCCGCCACGCCCTGGGTTGCCAGGAGACAACAACCTCAGGGGTACGCACCACAATGGTGGTCCGCATGAAACTGTCCGACCTGAACTCGGGAACCGGACTTGGCAGCATCGATGGCACCACCCAACCCATCTCGGTCAGTGAACTACGGCGCCTGGCCGGCGACGCAGAGATCATCCCCCAAATCCTCAGCGGTGCCAGCGAGGTATTGGACCAAGGCCGCCGGGTCCGCATGTTCACCCCAGCCCAACGCCTCGCATTGTTGGAAAGAGACGGGGGCTGCGCAAAATGTCACGCACCACCCGAACACTGCGAAGCCCACCACATCGTCTGGTGGCGCCACGGCGGGCGAACAGACCTTTCCAACGGGATCATGCTGTGCACCAGATGCCACCACGACATCCACCGCCAACACTGGGGCATCCGCATCGACAACGGCCAACCCTTCTTCATCCCCCCACCCACCATCGACCCCACCCAACAACCACAACCAGGCGGACTCGCCGCCCTCACCCTCGACCAGGCGGCGACAGGACCCGCAGCCCCGGGGGAGAACTCCGTCCTGCGCCAAAACCCCGCCCCGCCAAAGAACCCCGCCTCCAAGGAGAACTCGGTGTTCAGCGAAGCCGCACGGGAGAACTCTGCCATCAGCCAGAACACGCGGGAGAGTTCCGCCTCCAAGTAG
- a CDS encoding proline--tRNA ligase — MSTLFVRTLREDPADAEVASHRLLVRAGYIRRAAPGIYTWLPLGLKVLAKVEAVVREEMDAAGGQEVHFPALLPREPYELTGRWTEYGPNLFRLADRKGGDYLLAPTHEEMFTLLVKDLYSSYKDLPLTIYQIQTKYRDEARPRAGLLRGREFIMKDSYSFDIDDEGLERSYQIQREAYIRIFERLGIEYVIVQAQSGAMGGSQSEEFLSPTEVGEDTYVRSPGGYAANVEAVTTPVPPDLDIADAPAAHVEDTPDTPTIATLVAVANAAHPRADREWTAADTLKNVVLALTSPAGERSLLVVGIPGDREADMTRLEAALSPAVVEPANDADFAAHPELVKGYIGPGALGPQARPAGVSRGDDGDTAIPYLVDPRIVPGTRWITGADAPGRHIFDLTMGRDFVADGTIEGAEVRAGDDAPDGSGPLELARGVEIGHIFQLGRKYAEALDLKVLDVNGRQVTVTMGSYGIGVTRAVALIAERYHDELGLAWPIHVSPYHVHVMATGKDDAVFAAAQEVAAGLEAAGVEVLYDDRPKVSPGVKFKDAELLGAPYILVVGRGLENGTVEFKNRATGDAAEIPVGDAVTAVATAVREALAG; from the coding sequence ATGTCCACGCTCTTTGTCCGCACGCTCCGTGAAGACCCCGCCGATGCAGAGGTTGCCTCTCATCGCCTCCTGGTGCGCGCGGGCTACATCCGTCGCGCGGCGCCCGGCATCTACACCTGGCTCCCGTTGGGCCTCAAGGTGCTCGCGAAGGTCGAAGCGGTGGTGCGCGAAGAGATGGACGCGGCGGGCGGCCAGGAGGTCCACTTCCCCGCGCTGCTACCGCGTGAGCCGTACGAACTGACGGGGCGGTGGACGGAGTACGGCCCCAACCTGTTCCGCCTGGCGGATCGCAAGGGCGGCGACTACCTCCTGGCGCCTACGCATGAAGAGATGTTCACGCTGCTGGTCAAGGATCTGTACTCGTCGTACAAGGACTTGCCTCTCACGATCTACCAAATTCAGACGAAGTACCGAGACGAGGCCAGGCCGCGCGCGGGGCTGCTGCGCGGCCGCGAGTTCATCATGAAGGACTCGTACAGCTTCGACATCGATGACGAGGGTCTTGAGCGGTCGTACCAGATCCAGCGCGAGGCGTACATCAGGATCTTTGAGCGCCTTGGCATCGAGTACGTGATCGTGCAGGCCCAGTCGGGCGCGATGGGAGGCTCTCAGTCGGAGGAGTTCCTGTCGCCCACCGAAGTCGGAGAGGACACGTACGTGCGCTCTCCCGGCGGCTACGCGGCAAACGTCGAAGCCGTGACGACGCCGGTGCCGCCAGACTTGGACATCGCCGACGCTCCCGCCGCCCACGTCGAGGACACTCCCGATACCCCCACAATCGCGACGCTCGTCGCGGTCGCCAACGCAGCGCACCCGCGCGCGGACAGGGAGTGGACGGCTGCTGACACGCTCAAGAACGTGGTCTTGGCGCTCACCTCTCCCGCTGGCGAGCGTTCGCTGCTGGTTGTCGGGATTCCTGGCGACCGCGAGGCCGACATGACGCGACTTGAGGCCGCACTGTCGCCCGCCGTGGTGGAGCCGGCGAACGATGCCGATTTCGCGGCGCATCCCGAACTGGTCAAGGGCTACATCGGCCCTGGCGCTCTCGGCCCGCAGGCCCGCCCGGCAGGCGTTTCGCGTGGTGACGATGGGGACACGGCGATTCCTTACCTGGTTGACCCGCGTATCGTTCCCGGCACGCGCTGGATCACGGGCGCCGACGCTCCCGGTCGCCACATCTTCGACCTCACGATGGGTCGCGATTTCGTCGCCGACGGCACGATTGAGGGCGCCGAGGTGCGTGCAGGCGACGACGCTCCAGACGGCTCCGGTCCGCTTGAACTCGCGCGTGGCGTAGAGATCGGTCACATCTTCCAGTTGGGCCGCAAGTACGCCGAGGCTCTCGACCTCAAGGTGCTCGACGTCAACGGCAGGCAAGTGACCGTCACGATGGGGTCTTACGGCATCGGTGTGACGCGCGCGGTGGCCTTGATTGCGGAGCGTTATCACGACGAACTGGGCCTCGCGTGGCCCATCCACGTGTCGCCGTACCACGTGCATGTGATGGCCACCGGCAAGGACGACGCGGTGTTCGCGGCGGCTCAAGAGGTGGCTGCGGGTCTTGAGGCGGCTGGCGTGGAGGTCTTGTACGACGATCGGCCCAAGGTGTCGCCTGGGGTGAAGTTCAAGGACGCAGAGCTCTTGGGTGCGCCCTACATCTTGGTGGTTGGCCGTGGGCTCGAGAACGGCACCGTCGAGTTTAAGAACAGGGCGACCGGTGACGCGGCGGAGATTCCCGTCGGCGATGCGGTGACGGCGGTGGCGACGGCGGTACGCGAGGCGCTCGCCGGCTAG
- a CDS encoding YlxR family protein has translation MPVRTCVGCRRKDARSVLVRVALTDGRLVVDESAVAPGRGAWLHPDRSCLSHATQRHAFSRAFRTAAIDASGLVEHPAFR, from the coding sequence GTGCCTGTGCGAACGTGCGTCGGGTGTCGAAGGAAAGACGCGCGGTCGGTTCTAGTGCGAGTGGCGCTGACCGACGGCCGCTTAGTGGTCGACGAATCAGCAGTCGCGCCTGGCCGGGGAGCATGGCTCCATCCGGACAGAAGTTGCCTCTCACACGCGACACAGCGCCACGCATTTAGCCGCGCATTTCGCACGGCAGCAATTGATGCGTCGGGGCTCGTCGAGCATCCGGCGTTCCGCTAG
- the rimP gene encoding ribosome maturation factor RimP produces MKLDDRIADLAAPAAEAAGLVVDSVTVSAAGKHTRVLVTVDLPEDAVGSADLDTVAAASRAIGEALDEANVPSGAYLLEVSTPGVDRPLTLRRHFMRARTRLVALDVHTGDPISGRLTDVTDTDLLLDRDGEQLTVALADVKQGRVQVEMKRLD; encoded by the coding sequence ATGAAACTCGACGACCGCATTGCTGACCTGGCAGCGCCGGCCGCTGAGGCCGCTGGCCTCGTGGTGGACTCCGTCACGGTGAGCGCCGCTGGCAAACACACCAGGGTGCTCGTGACCGTCGACCTCCCTGAGGACGCCGTCGGCTCCGCTGACCTGGACACCGTCGCCGCGGCCTCGCGTGCCATCGGCGAGGCCCTCGATGAGGCCAACGTTCCGTCAGGCGCCTACCTCCTCGAGGTGTCGACCCCCGGCGTCGACCGCCCTCTCACGCTGCGCCGTCACTTCATGCGCGCGCGCACGCGGCTCGTCGCCCTCGACGTGCACACCGGCGACCCGATCTCGGGACGCCTCACCGATGTCACCGACACGGACTTGCTGCTGGACCGCGACGGGGAGCAGCTCACTGTGGCGCTCGCCGACGTCAAGCAGGGTCGCGTGCAGGTGGAGATGAAACGACTCGACTGA
- a CDS encoding PadR family transcriptional regulator, which yields MTNEEPWPRDWLRGVLELCVLRAIAEGPTYGYAIATSLEDSGLGHVKGGTLYPLLSRFESAGLVSVEWRAGEGGPGRKYYRLTEAGYAELRDGASRWTRFTQLTRKAIDTTTTEDAI from the coding sequence GTGACCAACGAGGAACCATGGCCGAGGGACTGGCTGCGCGGAGTGCTTGAGTTGTGTGTCCTCAGAGCTATCGCCGAAGGCCCCACCTACGGATATGCCATCGCAACGAGCCTCGAAGACTCCGGCTTGGGGCATGTCAAGGGCGGCACCCTGTACCCCCTGCTAAGCCGTTTCGAGTCCGCGGGCCTCGTGTCAGTCGAGTGGCGCGCGGGTGAGGGTGGGCCCGGCCGCAAGTACTACCGGCTGACGGAAGCCGGCTACGCCGAGCTGCGCGACGGCGCCTCTCGCTGGACCCGTTTCACGCAACTGACGCGCAAGGCCATCGACACGACGACCACGGAGGACGCGATATGA